CCGAGTAAATCGGAAATAGTTACGACTTAATTATTATAGCAAAAAAAGAAAATTTTAGGAAGAAGTGAAAAATTTTAAATTTAGGCCTTGATTTTTTAAGCTTGCTTGCTATACTAGCAATATGGGAGTGCCACCAAGACCCGTTTTAGGGTATACCTCTTGTAGGGGACTAGGCCTCCCACTTTTTTGTCCTTCTGGGCAGCCGTAGCCCGCTTCCGATAAATTCATACACAGCCGATGATTTTTTGGTATAATAAAACAAAGGCCCCCAAACGGGGGCCGTTTTTCGCGGTGCGCGTGCCCGCCCCGGAGCGAAAGACTTTCGTCTTTGTCTGTTTTTTGATATAATAAAGTATATTGCCGTATGCGGGCGTAGTTCAATGGTAGAACACTAGCCTTCCAAGCTTGATACGTGGGTTCGATTCCCATCGCCCGCTTGGTACGGTTTTTACGCGCAAGCGTCAAAACAAATGCTGGGGTAGCTCAGTCGGTAGAGCATCTCCATGGTAAGGAGAAGGTCGTGGGTTCGATTCCCACTCCCAGCTTATGGATTTGAAAAATTCCCCGCAAGGGGGCAGCAGTAACTGCTGGGGTAGCTCAGTCGGTAGAGCATCTCCATGGTAAGGAGAAGGTCGTGGGTTCGATTCCCACTCCCAGCTTGTTTTGAAACAACTAAACAATAGCAGTACAGACTAAAAACAGGAGAACTAAACGATGGCAAAGGAAAAATTTTCCCGCAGCAAACCGCACGTGAACGTGGGAACGATCGGGCACGTGGACCATGGTAAGACGACGTTAACGACGGCGATCACGAAGGTATTGG
The window above is part of the Elusimicrobium sp. An273 genome. Proteins encoded here:
- a CDS encoding GTP-binding protein is translated as MAKEKFSRSKPHVNVGTIGHVDHGKTTLTTAITKVL